TCAGCGGAACCCATGCGATCGGTATCGCGTTGTTCGGTTTGTTATTGCCAGGAGACGAATTGCTCTATATCACAGGAAAACCATACGACACGCTTGAAGAGATCGTCGGAATTCGTGGTGACGGACGCGGTTCATTAAAGGAACTGGGCGTCCAGTATGATGTCGTCGAGATGAAAAACGCCGAGACGATCGACGTACCGGCCGTTCTCGAACGGATCACACCGCAGACGAAGGTCGTCGGGATTCAGCGTTCAAAAGGGTATGCGACGCGACGCAGTCTGCCGGTCAACGAGATCGGAGAAGCGATTGCCACCATCAAAGCTGTCCATCCGCACGTACTGATCTTCGTCGATAACTGCTACGGTGAATTCGTCGAGACAATCGAACCGACGCACGTCGGGGCAGACTTGATGGCAGGGTCGTTGATTAAGAATCCGGGTGGTGGTCTTGCGAAGACTGGCGGTTATCTCGTCGGTCGAACGGACTTGATCGAACGGGCATCGTTCCGGATGACGACGCCAGGGATTGGCGCCGAAGCCGGTCCATCGTTATCCGCACTTCCGGATATGTATCAAGGTTTCTATATGGCACCACATACGGTGAGCCAAGCGTTGATGGGCGCGATGTTCACGTCGAGCATGCTCGGTCAGTTCGGCTTTGATACGGCACCGCATCATACGGCAGAACGGACGGATTTGATTCAATCGGTTTCGTTCCATGCGCCGGAGCCGATGATTGCCTTCTGTCAAGCGATTCAAGCTGCTTCACCCGTCAATGCACATGCGTTACCGATTCCGGATTATATGCCGGGATATGCGGACGATGTCATCATGGCAGCAGGAACATTCGTACAAGGATCATCGATTGAGTTGTCAGCGGATGGTCCGATCCGTGCGCCCTATACCGCGTACGTCCAAGGTGGTTTGACGTATAGCCACGTTAAGATTGCCATCATCTCAGCCGTCAATCACTTGATGGAAAAACAATTAATTCCAGAAAAAAACGTTTAATACTAGAATATCTCGTGAAAAGACCTCTGAACGACTTCATGTAAAGTGATTAAAAAAGTTGTGTTAACTTTTCTTACATCGCTTGACAAGTTGCCTGACAGAGGTTTATTCTCATGGAGTAAGGAAAAAGGAGGAACCACATGGCAGACTCATCACGCCAGTCCAAGCCACTATTTCCCATCGGAGTCGTTCAAGAGTTGACCGCGTTATCTGCCCGCCAGATCCGATACTACGAAGAACAGGGACTGATCAAGCCGGAGCGGACAGAGACGAAACGTCGCCTCTATTCGTTCAACGATGTCGATCGCCTGTTGTCGATTAAGGAATACCTGGATCAGGGACTGAATATCGCAGGGATCAAATTGATTTTTGAAAACGATCTCGTCAAACGCGAACGCGTTGCGGAGAGCGTCGTCGAGACGCGCCCGGAATTATCTGACGGCGAATTGTATAAACTCCTGAAAAATGAATTGAAGGAAGCAGGACGACATGGAAAGACGTCGCTTATACAAGGTGAGCTCGGGCGTTTCTTCAAGTAAGGACCTGTAACCATATAAAAACGAATCGGAGAGGGGATTTGTCACATGACACGTCGCAACATTACACGAGAAGACATTTTGAAAATCGCTAAAGCTGAGGATGTACGCTTCATTCGCTTACAGTTCACAGATATCCTCGGAACGATCAAGAACGTTGAGATTCCAGTAAGCCAATTGGAAAAAGCACTTGATAACAAAATGATGTTCGATGGTTCATCGATCGAAGGATTCGTCCGAATCGAAGAATCAGATATGTATCTCTTCCCAGACTTAAACACATGGGTCGTCTTCCCATGGACAGAAGATGGAACAGGGAAAGTTGCACGTTTAATCTGTGACATCCACAATCCGGATGGCACGCCGTTCGCAGGAGACCCACGTGGTCAGCTCAAACGGGTACTTAAAGAGATGGAAGAACTCGGTTTCTCATCATTCAACGTTGGACCAGAGCCAGAATTCTTCCTCTTCAAGAAAGATGAAAAAGGTCGTCCGACACTTGAATTGAACGACCAAGGTGGATACTTCGACCTCGCACCAGTCGACCTCGGCGAAAACTGCCGTAAAGAGATTGTCATCGAGCTCGAGAACATGGGCTTTGAAATCGAAGCATCACACCACGAAGTCGCACCAGGTCAACATGAAATCGACTTCAAATATGCCGATGCGATCACGACTGCGGATAACATCCAAACGTTCAAACTCGTCGTCAAGACGATTGCTGCGAAGCACAACTTGCACGCGACATTCATGCCAAAACCACTCTTCGGTGTCAACGGATCAGGAATGCACGCGAACATGTCGCTCTTCAAAGGCAACGAGAACGTCTTCTTCGATGAAAGCAACGAAGATATGCAATTGTCGGATGATGCACGTGCTTTCACGGCAGGTATCCTCAAACACGCTCGTGCGTTCACAGCGGTTTGTAACCCGACAGTCAACTCTTACAAACGTCTTGTTCCTGGCTACGAAGCACCTTGCTACGTCGCATGGTCAGCACGTAACCGTTCACCACTCGTCCGTGTTCCTGCAGCACGTGGACTCTCGACTCGGATCGAAGTCCGTTCAGTCGACCCAGCAGCGAACCCGTACCTCGCGCTTGCGACATTGCTCGCTTCAGGTCTTGACGGAATCAAGAACAACTTGAAAGCACCGGCTCCAATCGATCGTAACATCTACGTCATGGACAAACCGGAACGTGTTGCAAACGGAATTGATGATCTTCCATCAACACTCAGCCACGCACTCGAAGTCTTGAAAGCGGATGACGTCGTCATGCACGCTCTCGGCGATCACATCGCAGAGCACTTCGTTGAATTGAAAGAAATCGAATGGGATATGTTCCGGACGCAAGTCACGGAATGGGAACGCGATCAGTACATGGTCTTGTTCTAATCCAACTTAAGCACTTCTGGACTTCTGTCCGGAAGTGCTTTTTTCATGTCCGCGACAGGGAATGAGTCGAGGATGTGGAAAGATACAAGAGTACAAAGAAAGGGAGACGATACATCATGAAAAAAGGATATGAAGGCAAAGAAATCACGGTCTATTTTGATTCGGAAGTCTGCATTCACTCTGGTCATTGTGTACAAAGTCTACCAACTGTCTTTGATGTCAAACGACGTCCGTGGATTGAAGCGGACGGGGCACCGGTGGAAGACGTAATGCGGGTCGTCGACGGTTGTCCGAGCGGCGCCTTATCTTACGAACGGAGGGAAACAAATGGAGCTTAAACGAGCAGAACGTAAAATCGAAGCCCATCACGAGGGTGCAGTCATCGGGGAAATCACCTACAGCGACACGAACAACGGCATGTGGATCATCGATCACACATACGTCGATCCCGCGCACCGGAATCAACAGATCGGGGAACAACTCGTTGCCGAGATCGTCAACTGGGCACGCGAAGCAAACGTCAAGCTATTGCCGTTATGTCCCTTTGCGAAAAAAGAGTTTGAACAACAGCCTTCCTATCAGGATGTACAAGCGAATACGTGAACACAAAAATCTCCTCTAGTCTCTTAAGACTAGAGGAGATTTTTTAAATCATTGTTTATGATCCCTGATTTTCATTTTGCGAGAAACCATCATCGCACCGAAATAGGCGACGACGTACAGCACGATCAGTCCTTGTTTTAGCATATAAGGTAGATCCATTTGACTCGCGATTATAAAAATGGCGCACAGCAATATCAAATAGGGTATAAACCGCTTATTTGGCATATCAGGACCTCCTTTACTATCCATTTATTTCTATTTAAGGATAGCACAAGATGGATATCAAATTGTGCTACATAAAAGAAATAGTAGATTTGTTATAGATACAATCGTAGAAACGCCATCGTGACAACACCAGTCACGACCGTCCAGGATAAACTTTTACTGAAAATCGCGACCGCCATGGTCGGTAATGCTGCGAAGACATGAAGCGTCGAAACCGTCGGAAACGCCTCATCTTGAGCGATGAGGAGATTTTGAAAGAAGAGGGCACCAAGCAGACAGACTGGAATGAACGAGAGCCATTCTGTTACGAGGCGCGGTAACGTCAGTCCATGAAGGACGAGAAACGGTAAGACGCGTGGAATCCAAGTGACGAGTCCACAAGCTAAAAAAGAGCAATTAATTCTGGGCGGATTTCCATCGTGTGATCACGACTCCTATACTTGCACCACCGAGCGTCGCGCAAAGAACGGCGACTTCTGGAGAAAAGTAGCGCATGGTTATGTAAAGCAATAGTAAGACAATCAGTAAAAGAAAACTATTCACGGCAATACGGGAACGTTCCCCTTCAAACTGTAAGTATAATAAGCCGATGAACATCGCTGTCAGGGCAAAATCGAGACCGAAGCGCTCGGGATCAGGGAACCAGCTGCCAACAAGGGCGCCGAGAACGGTTGCGACGATCCAACTAAAGTAAGCAGTCAGATTCAAGCCATGCATAAACGACGGGGAGAGCTTCCCTTTTTGGGCAGTATTCATCGCGACAGCGAACGACTCATCCGTCAGTAGCGTTCCAGTACCGAGGCGGTCGCGGAGATGGCGTGTCTCGACATGTGGCGCAAGCGTCAGACTCATTAACAAGTGCCTGAGATTGACGATGAACGTCGTCAGAATGATGGCAGAAGCAGGACTATTTAATAGTAAGAGACTCGTGATGATGAACTGAGCGGCGCCGGCATAGATGAAGACGGACATGAATCCGACTTCAAGAGGGGATAAGCCGGAGGCACGACCGACGATCCCGGCTGAGAAGCCGATGCCGATATATCCGAGGACAGTGGGTAGACAGGCACGGACACCTGCTTGAAAGGCTGATGACATTCGAATCCTCCTCTTTTTTTAGAGCATAGCATTCATGCGGGATATCGTCACCAACTGGTCAATATTTTCATCATTTTTTCGACATATTCGACTTGATTTGGTGGTAAAGTCTAAGTGGTACGGCAAAATCAGTTAGGTAAAGGAGCGTTTTTCATGCACAAATTAATGGAAGATTCAAACCGGTTCGTTTCAGACATGGTCGACGGACTCGTACTAGCTCACCCTGATTTGTATAAAAAGGTCGAAGGGGTCAATGTCGTCGCGCGGAAAGTGCCGCTTGACGGAAAAGTTGGTCTTGTCTCTGGTGGGGGAAGTGGGCATGAACCGGCGCACGCGGGATTCGTTGGTGACGGTATGCTTGCTGCGGCTGTTTGTGGAGAAGTCTTCACGTCACCGACACCGGACATGGTGCTTGAAGGCATCAAAGCAGCCCATGGTGGAAAAGGTGTGTTACTCGTCGTCAAGAACTACTCGGGTGACGTCATGAACTTCGATATGGCGAAGGAACTCGCTGAACTCGAGGACATCGAAGTCGACACGGTCATCGTCAATGATGACATTGCTATCAAAAAAGAGGAAGACCGTCGTGGTGTCGCGGGAACCGTCTTCGTCCATAAGATTGCTGGTGCTGCAGCTGCAGATGGAAAATCACTGAGTGAAGTCAAGGCAGTCGCAGAAAAAGTCATCCAGGGCGTTCGTTCGATCGGAATGGCACTCTCGCCATGTTACATGCCGGAGAGTGGCAAGCCAGGTTTTGAGTTGCATGATGACGAGATGGAAATCGGAATCGGGATCCATGGTGAAAAAGGACTTGAACGAAAAGCGGTCGCTTCCGTTGATGCGATCGTTAAAGAGTTGCTCGATCGTCTGACGAAAGAGGTACCAGACAAAAAAGTCGCCGTCATGGTGAACGGAATGGGTGGAACACCAGAATCCGAACTGTATATCACGTATAAATACGTTGCGGAAGAACTTCAGGCGCATGGGTACGAGATTGCCCGTTCGTTCGTCGGAAACTATATGACGTCGCTCGAGATGCACGGATTCTCAATCACGCTCTTACCAGTGGATGATGAACTGCTTGGTTATCTCGATGCAGAAACGAAAGCGATTGGATTCTAATTCAGATAAACGGGGTGTACAAAGATGAAGTTGACGACGGAACAGTTACGAAGCGCGCTCATTAAAGCAGCGGAACAGATCGAACAGCACAAGGATGAATTGACGGACCTTGACCGGGAAATCGGCGATGGGGACCACGGAATCAATATGTCACGCGGCTTCCAAGCAGTCCAAAAGACGTTAGAAGAACACGGTGAATATGAGGACTTAGGGGCTTTATCGAAAGAAGTCGGGATGACGCTGATCAAGACGGTCGGTGGAGCATCCGGTCCTTTATACGGAACAGCCTTCGTTAAGTTCGCTGGTGCGTTCAAAGGGAAAACGGAAGTCGAAGGTGCGGAACTCGCGGATGCTTTTCATGAAGCGACGGAAGGCATCAAATCGCGTGGAAAATCGGAATTCGGTCAAAAGACGATGGTCGATATCTGGACACCGTTCCAAGAGGCGCTCTCGCAAGAAGGGGATTTGAAAGCGGCAATCGATCAAGCGCTTGCTGATACGAAAGCGCGTATCGCAACGAAAGGGCGCGCGTCTTACTTCGGTGAAGCGACGGAAGGCGTCCAGGACCCAGGTAGTCTATCGAGTGCGTTGTTACTCGGCGAAATCGCGGAGGTGCTTCATGGTTAATCTTGTACTCGTTTCCCATAGTGAAAAACTTGCGACTGGACTAAAGGAACTGTTAGCAGAGATGGCGCCGGATACGCCAGTCTTAGTAGCGGCAGGTCTTGAGGACGGTAGCATTGGAACGGACGCGACGCGAATCGAAGAAACACTAAATACACTGGACGATGATGGAGTCGTCTTAACGGATATCGGTTCTGCGACTATGAACACGGAATTGGCCCTTGAACTATATAGTGGCGAACGGACAGTTCGGTTTATCGACGCACCACTCGTCGAAGGCGCGTTTTTAGCAGCTGTTCTTAGCGGGCAGTCGAAATCCGTTGATGAGATTGAAGACGGATTGAAAAAAGAGTTTAGCAAATAAGGATCAAATCCCCTTTGCTTCAATGCAATGGGGATTCTTTCATATCTGAATGAAATGGTGCTATGAAAATTGTTATCATAATGCATGTACATAAATAGGACAGTAATAGAATGTAAAGAATGAGGTGAGTTCTTGAGTTATACGTTAAGGAAAGCAGACACTGAAATCAAAAAGCGGACATTCATCCCCTTATTATTACTGGCTGATGAATCTATCGATAAGATTTATGAATATTTACCTAACGGTGACCTGTATTATCTCGAAGATTCATCTGGGAATGTAGTGGGTGTTATTGTTATGACCAAAATTAATCAAGATACAATGGAAATAAAAAACGTCGCCATCAAAAAAGAACAACAGGGTCAAGGGTTAGGAAAGAGGATCATCTCATTAACGCTCGAACAATATAAGGAACAAGAGTATCATCATTTCATCGTAGGAACGGCTAATTCGAGTATTGATAATTTAGCTTTCTACCAAAAGCTTGGTTTCCGGCTATACGATATAAAAAAAGATTTTTTTCGGTCGTATCCAGAGGAAATCTGAGAGAACGGAATATAGGCGATCGACATGATCATGCTAGAGAAAAATGAGTGATCCACATTATAAATGGAAAGGAATACATGTGAACTCCTCTATGCGAAAGAGTAGCACAAAGAATTATGATGTATGTGCTGAGGCGTTTGGTGTTAGAAAAATGACTTTAAAAATGACTTTATTGTAGTTTTTATAAGACAGTGAAAACCCGGTCCCTCTGCAAAAGGGACCGGGTCAATTGTTTTATTTTGATGGTTTGAAGACCATTGTCGCTTCCACTGCTTTTTGCCATCCGGCATAGCGTTGTTCACGATCGTCTTCTTTCATCTCTGGTTTGAACTGGTGATCCAGCTTCCATTGTTTTTTGATCTCCGCTTTATCTTTCCAGTAACCAACAGCTAATCCAGCAAGGTAGGCTGCACCAAGTGCTGTCGTTTCGTTGATTTCTGGACGATCGACAGGAACGCCGAGGATGTCCGATTGGAACTGCATCAAGAAGTTGTTCGCTACTGCACCACCGTCGACACGAAGTGTCTTCAGTTCGATACCAGAATCTTGTTCCATCGCTGTCAACACATCGCGTGTTTGATAAGCGAGTGATTCAAGCGTTGCACGAACGAAGTGTTCCTTATCTGTTCCGCGTGTTAATCCGAAGATTGCTCCGCGTACATCTGAATCCCAGTATGGCGCACCAAGACCAACGAAGGCAGGAACGACATAAACACCGTCTGTTGAGTCGACTTTCGTTGCGTAACCTTCTGAATCTTTCGCATTTTTCAGCGTACGGAGTCCATCACGGAGCCACTGGATCGCAGAACCAGCGACGAAAATAGAACCTTCCAGCGCATATTCCACTTTTCCATCGACGCCCCAAGCGATCGTCGTCAAGAGTCCATGATCAGAAGAAACGGCTTTCTCGCCTGTGTTCATGAGCATGAAGCAACCTGTTCCGTATGTGTTTTTCCCTTCACCCGCTTCGAAGCACGTTTGACCGAAGAGTGCTGCTTGTTGGTCACCCGCAATACCAGCGATTGGCACTTCGTAACCGAAGAAGTGATACGGTACCGTTTTGTCGTAGACTTCACTCGACTGACGAACTTCTGGCAACATGGAAGCAGGAACACCGAGGATATCGAGTAACTCTTCATCCCATTTTTGTTCGTAGATGTTATACATCAATGTTCGTGAAGCGTTCGTGTAGTCCGTGATGTGCGTTTTTCCACCAGACAGTTTCCAAACGAGCCACGTATCGATCGTACCGAAGAGCAATTCACCGTTCTCTGCTTGCTCACGTGCACCTTCGACATTGTCGAGGATCCATTTAACTTTTGTGCCAGAGAAGTAGGCATCAATCAGAAGTCCTGTTTTGTCGCGGAACTTCTGGTTCAAACCTTGTTCTTTTAAGTCGTCACAGATACCAGACGTTTGACGCGATTGCCAAACGAGTGCGTGATAGACCGGTCTGCCTGTTTCTTTGTTCCAGACAACTGTTGTTTCACGTTGGTTCGTGATGCCGATTCCGGCGATTTGCTCAGGTTTGATATCTGCTGTCCCGAGTGCTTCGGCCATGACGGCAAGAATCGAACCCCAGATTTCGTTTGCATCATGCTCGACCCAGCCTGGTTGTGGGAAGTACTGTTTGAATTCCCGTTGTGCCGAGTTGACGATTTTCCCATCGTGATCGAAGATGATCGCACGTGAGCTTGTCGTACCTTGGTCGAGTGCTAGGATATACTTGTTTTCCATTTCGAAATCCCCCTTGAGCGGTATGTGTTAGTGAGATGTGATCTTAGTAGATCAATTGATAGATGAACACGGCAATCGCTCCACCGATGATCGGACCGACGACAGGAATCCATGAATAGCCCCAGTCAGATGAACCTTTATTCGGAATCGGTAGGATAGCGTGCGCGATACGCGGTCCAAGGTCACGAGCCGGGTTGATGGCATACCCTGTTGTACCACCGAGCGAGAGACCGATGACGACGACGAGTAAACCGACGATGAGTGGTTTTAAGCCATCTCCGAACGTTGTTAAACCAAGTGCCAAGATACCGAAGACGAGAACAAATGTCCCGATGATCTCAGAAATCAAGTTCGACGGCGTATGACGAATCGCTGGACCTGTTGCGAACACACCGAGTTTTGCAGCTTGATCATCAGTCGCTTCAAAATGTTTCATGTAATGAAGCCAAACGAGAATGGCGCCGATGAAAGCTCCGACAAGTTGTCCGGCAATGTAGATCGGAACGTCTGCCCACGGTAGGTCAGAGTTCAAAGCAAGTGCAATCGTCAATGCGGGGTTCAAGTGTGCTCCACTTTCAGCAGCGACGAATGCTGCTGTCATGACGGCAAGACCCCAAGCGAATGTGATGACGATCCATCCGCTGTTTTCCGATTTCGTCTTTTTCAAGACGACACCGGCGACGACTCCATCCCCGAGCAGGATGAGGATCATCGTACCGATCATTTCCAATACAAAGTTATTCATGCAAAAACCCTCCCTTTGGATTAAAGCAGATAATGGCCTTTCTACTTTAAATTACTCCGAATTGAGAACGTTTTCAATACATATAATTGAAATATAGGAATGGAAATTTTTTATTTTGATGTTTAAAGATACGAAAAAGTGGATAAGAAAACACCTCATTCTGCTTGCAAGCAAGCAAAAGAGGTGTTACCGACGACGTTTTTTTCTTTTTTTAGGTCGAAACCAACTGCTGGAATAATCTAGTAGGATATGAATCGTACTTGCCACCATGATACCGACGACGAATGCAGGCAAGGAAGCGAACCACGAATCAATCGTAGCAGAATCAAGAATCTGAAAGTACAAACTTAGAAACAGCAGTGGAATCAGAATAGCAGCACTATAAAGAAGTCGGATGATGTCTCCGATGATCAGTCCATGCGACCAGATCGAGCGGTGGGGCATGATTTTGACGTACGGCATCCAAAGGACTCGAAATGGTCCAAAGCGATAATACGGTTCTGACTTTAAATCGAGGTCGGGTGACAACCAAAGGGTACCGACAGCGATACCGATGGCGGTTGGTAACCAATCGGTTTGTTGCGTTGCGACCGAATACGCAACGTAACCCGTCAGTGCGACGGTATTGACGGTATCATGTACATTTCCTGAAGGCATGAAAAAAGACCAGTCGCGACTGGTCCCTCCGTCAATGAATCGTCCGATACACGCCGATTACCTTACCAAGAATGGAGACATTATCGAAATACATCGGATCCATCGAGTCATTTTCTGGTTGTAGACGTACCTGTTGATCTTCTAAGAAGAACCGTTTCACCGTCGCTTCACTATCTTCGGTCATAGCTACGACGATTTCTCCGTTTTCTGCTGTGTTTTGTTGGCGCACGATGACACGATCGCCGTCAAGAATACCTGCGTTAATCATCGATTCACCATCGATCGTCAACATGAAGACCGTCTCATTTCCTACATAATGTGCAGGGAGCGGGAACTGTTCTTCGATGTTTTCAATCGCTGTAATCGGAAGACCCGCTGTGACTTTCCCGATGACGGGAACATGGACGATGGCTTCCGTGATTTCTTCAGGCTTATCAAGCAATATCTCAATCGCACGTGGTTTCGTCGGGTCACGGCGAATCATTCCCCGTTTCTCGAGTCGATCCAAATGACCGTGTACCGTCGAGCTAGACGCGAGTCCGACTGCTTCTCCGATTTCACGAACTGATGGTGGATACCCCTTCAGTTTCACTTCAGAGACGATGTAGTCGAGAATCTCTTGTTGGCGCTTAGACATTTTCCGCATACGAATTGCCACCTCTTTCTGGATTGAAGTTTGAAATGTAAGAATATATGTTTCTAGATTCACTATAACATAGAACAAATGAGCGTACAAACAATTGTTCGACATTTTGTGTTGACCGAACACGGGTTCTGTGTTTATTATGAGTTATGCGAACAATTGTTCCGCGAACATTTATTCTAACTCATTCATTTCATATTTGGAGGGATTCATGATGATTCATACGATTCGTACTCATGCTTTTTCAATTCTCTTCTATGCATTAAGTATTGCCTTCGTGATCTTTTTACTCACACCACGCCCGGATGAAAAGGTAGCGCAACTGATGACCGCTTCCGTTACGGTCGATGAGAACGCTACAGTCGAACAAATTGCTGAAGTCTACAATGATGGTTCGATGTCAGATGAAGAATACGTCAACTGGTTGATCAAAAATAATGATGTCGAGACAAAACACGTCATCTCAAAAAGCAAAATCGTTGTACCAATCGCACAACAATGACAAAATGGAAAAGTTGTGAAAGAACGAACAGGGATGTGAGGTACGATGAAGGTCGTGATTTATTGTCGGGTGTCGACCGAAAAAGAAGCACAAGATAGTTCGATTGAACGCCAACGGATGGAGCTTTCCAAGGTCGCGTCTCAAAAGGGCTTTGATGTCGTGGATGTCGTCTCTGAAAAAGAGAGTGGATATGACGTTGATCGGGAAGGAATGCTGACGGTTCTTGACCATGTGACACGTGATGCGGTAGATGCGGTCCTCGTGACAGATGACACACGGATTGGTCGAGGGAATGCGAAAATCGCTATTTTGCACACGTTTAAGAAGCACGGTGTTCGGTTGATGACACTTGATTCCGATGGAGAATACCAGCTTGCGGATGCAGAAGCAATGGTCCTTGAGATTGTCTCACTGGTGGAAGAATATCAACGGAAACTGCATAACGCAAAAATTGCGCGCGGCATGCGGCGAGCTGTTGAACAAGGCTTTCGCCCGGAACGAAATCTGAATCGCCAAGGAGAGAACGCTGGGCGTAGTCGAAAGGACGTACCGATCGAAGAAATCGTACGTCTTCGAGAGCTCGGA
This region of Exiguobacterium acetylicum DSM 20416 genomic DNA includes:
- a CDS encoding MIP/aquaporin family protein, whose protein sequence is MNNFVLEMIGTMILILLGDGVVAGVVLKKTKSENSGWIVITFAWGLAVMTAAFVAAESGAHLNPALTIALALNSDLPWADVPIYIAGQLVGAFIGAILVWLHYMKHFEATDDQAAKLGVFATGPAIRHTPSNLISEIIGTFVLVFGILALGLTTFGDGLKPLIVGLLVVVIGLSLGGTTGYAINPARDLGPRIAHAILPIPNKGSSDWGYSWIPVVGPIIGGAIAVFIYQLIY
- a CDS encoding metal-binding protein, whose translation is MPSGNVHDTVNTVALTGYVAYSVATQQTDWLPTAIGIAVGTLWLSPDLDLKSEPYYRFGPFRVLWMPYVKIMPHRSIWSHGLIIGDIIRLLYSAAILIPLLFLSLYFQILDSATIDSWFASLPAFVVGIMVASTIHILLDYSSSWFRPKKRKKRRR
- the lexA gene encoding transcriptional repressor LexA, translated to MRKMSKRQQEILDYIVSEVKLKGYPPSVREIGEAVGLASSSTVHGHLDRLEKRGMIRRDPTKPRAIEILLDKPEEITEAIVHVPVIGKVTAGLPITAIENIEEQFPLPAHYVGNETVFMLTIDGESMINAGILDGDRVIVRQQNTAENGEIVVAMTEDSEATVKRFFLEDQQVRLQPENDSMDPMYFDNVSILGKVIGVYRTIH
- a CDS encoding recombinase family protein; protein product: MKVVIYCRVSTEKEAQDSSIERQRMELSKVASQKGFDVVDVVSEKESGYDVDREGMLTVLDHVTRDAVDAVLVTDDTRIGRGNAKIAILHTFKKHGVRLMTLDSDGEYQLADAEAMVLEIVSLVEEYQRKLHNAKIARGMRRAVEQGFRPERNLNRQGENAGRSRKDVPIEEIVRLRELGLTFSDIAITLRGMGHDISKATVNRRYLEYRELTPSPE